The Gemmata palustris genome includes a region encoding these proteins:
- a CDS encoding type II toxin-antitoxin system RelE/ParE family toxin, whose product MGRGPRADPGRCRWRKLNSTHEQSRRLGTSEGDRRGSSQRLAARFVTKLDTGIAAIGAEPARFPSHQHGTRFYRLPRFPYLLIYFERDSDTVLLLAVMHTRRRPAYWHRRLP is encoded by the coding sequence GTGGGCCGCGGCCCGCGAGCAGATCCTGGACGATGCCGATGGCGGAAGTTGAACTCCACCCACGAGCAATCGAGGAGGCTCGGCACGTCCGAAGGAGATAGGCGCGGGTCAAGTCAGCGATTGGCGGCGCGGTTCGTTACCAAACTCGATACCGGCATTGCCGCGATTGGTGCGGAGCCGGCGCGGTTCCCGTCGCACCAACACGGCACTCGCTTCTACCGTTTGCCCCGGTTTCCTTATCTGCTGATTTATTTCGAGCGCGATTCGGATACCGTTCTTCTGCTCGCGGTGATGCACACCCGCAGGCGCCCCGCTTACTGGCACAGACGGTTACCGTAA
- a CDS encoding D-alanine--D-alanine ligase family protein: MRIGIACTIKPDGPLPTGAPDDLHEEFDSPATVAAIGDVFRALGHTVTELGDGRPFLEAVLKNPPDLVFNFAEGAGVSRSRESRVPAVCEMLGIPYTGSDPLALAVALDKDMMRRVAESLGVTVPKGITLAPAPGEYDGDFAEFPPILEEAGLTLPVIAKPTCEGSSKGIRNRCLIKTAAEFGPVIVGLWKDYQQPVLVEEYIAGDEVTIGLVGSDPPQSIGIMHVIPKNAAADFVYSLEVKRNWHDAVDYVAPAKLPPDVTRAIEADAMAVYAGLGCRDVARLDFRVRDGVPYFLEVNPLPGLNPESGDLCYLAYRMGLTYPQLIGMILDAAVTRYGLR, encoded by the coding sequence ATGCGAATCGGAATCGCCTGTACCATCAAGCCGGACGGCCCGCTCCCGACCGGGGCGCCGGACGATCTGCACGAGGAGTTCGATTCGCCCGCAACCGTAGCGGCCATCGGCGACGTGTTCCGCGCCCTCGGCCACACGGTCACGGAACTCGGTGACGGCCGGCCCTTTCTCGAAGCCGTTCTGAAGAACCCGCCCGATCTGGTGTTCAATTTCGCGGAAGGCGCCGGCGTGAGCCGCTCGCGCGAGTCCCGCGTCCCGGCCGTGTGCGAGATGCTCGGCATCCCGTACACCGGCTCCGATCCGCTCGCGCTGGCGGTCGCGCTCGACAAAGACATGATGCGTCGCGTCGCGGAGTCGCTGGGCGTGACCGTCCCAAAGGGGATTACACTCGCGCCGGCGCCAGGCGAGTACGACGGCGATTTTGCCGAATTCCCGCCGATCCTCGAAGAAGCCGGACTCACGCTCCCCGTCATTGCGAAGCCGACCTGCGAGGGGTCGAGTAAGGGCATCCGCAACCGGTGCCTCATCAAGACGGCCGCGGAGTTCGGCCCCGTGATCGTCGGGTTGTGGAAGGACTACCAGCAACCGGTGCTGGTGGAGGAGTACATTGCCGGCGACGAGGTGACGATCGGCCTCGTGGGGAGTGACCCGCCGCAATCGATCGGCATCATGCACGTGATCCCGAAGAACGCGGCCGCGGACTTCGTGTACAGTTTGGAAGTGAAACGCAACTGGCACGACGCGGTCGATTACGTGGCGCCCGCGAAGCTCCCGCCCGACGTGACCCGAGCGATCGAGGCCGACGCGATGGCCGTTTACGCGGGGTTGGGGTGCCGCGACGTCGCCCGGCTGGACTTCCGCGTGCGCGACGGGGTGCCGTACTTCCTGGAAGTGAACCCGCTCCCCGGCCTGAACCCCGAGTCAGGCGACCTGTGCTACCTCGCGTACCGCATGGGGCTGACCTACCCGCAACTCATCGGCATGATCCTGGACGCCGCGGTGACGCGGTACGGGTTACGGTAA
- a CDS encoding protein kinase domain-containing protein, which produces MFAFPTDNDSDSPAPDPSAQPERTDSPADEPKSDSQHQETQRLNLPPALPGSDDIRADLTAAFGDRYELGSKLGQGGFGAVYRGYDRSLSRAVAVKVARVERTKAGDVGQLSLEARQLAQLRHPGIVTVHDAGAGGQRCFIVSELLTGPTLSAWLRDHRPNWEAATELAAAVADALAHAHTRSIVHRDVKPSNIVLLDGSRPVLVDFGIALSDTTATGSRGVVVGTPEYMSPEQARGQAHRPDGRTDIYSLGVTLYEMLCGRPPFRGDDPWLVLRQVQEDDPQPPRQLRPDLPSDIERVVLKAMAKLPADRYTTAADFAADLRRALRRAEPGITPALSRSGRPPMSGDVSTNLLHIPPVEKDTDRGRPTDSAPITPVSGESVRATRGAERRQLTVLYAEFETTGDPDDVDDAHERFLTFQSACREVAGPFGGLELPTTGTGYLACFGYPVAREDSARLAVRAGLAVTARFQGGTSGTIRVAVHTGPAVVTEAANQPTVVGDVVNAVTRFAQSSVPGSTTLSAAARLLIEGYFDYEPAGEARVRSGASPTALFRVTGERGAHNRVEATDPTRLTPLVGRDREVELLRERWELVLEGIGHVVLLVADPGLGKSRLVRVIRDHVRGTEPHHDSDHFGTDGSAIVWHCSPHHEGSPFYPVIDSFTRVLGLAREPNPAPRLELLIARLREDGVTDPERVALFASALSIPFAGRLPELNYSPDRQRELFRAAVLDWLRDRAVRRPVLFVVEDLHWIDPSTEELLTEFVERWHEVPILAVFTTRPEYEPPWKGKTNQTAVALSRLTKRQIGEMMRGATGKDDIPPAVVTQVAERTDGVPLFVEEFARVLAEGGNWAVGLIPATLQDLLLARLDRMASDRDVVQFGAAIGRTFSYEMLRAAGEWDEPALRAELEKLVRAGVLFAKGTPPLDTYTFKHALIQDAAYHSLVRKRRQQVHQRIAEAIEQTLPDTAETEPEQLAHHYTEAGRTEVGLDYWAKAGNRARERSAYAEAIRHLTRGLDLLTGLLTGPERDAREFGLRLPLCSCFLATFGYAAPEVETEIIRARGLCERLGPAFPLFDVMMVSWALRFIRGRNAVAQEICDELLSLADVRDDGCRTEAHWALGCTAWWAGDFTGALEHLTLSAELYRPEAAAEHAKFTQQNSGPLTTSYAGLALWMLGRPDSARQKANEALALAAQLRHPFTQTVTIWQTGLMFQLGGDPVAALAEAEKSLAIAREQSFAFWIALPTSLKGAALAQLGRPAEAIPLLQAGLRAVEATGCEMVHQHFLGCLADAHWAAGQRDEAWDALNRAFALTVRDRERYVESELYRRKAAFLLDESAADTAPATECLETALRIARDQQAKFFELRAAVALGRVWATAGRVDEARALVQPIIDSFTEGLDAPDLVGARVLLAHQK; this is translated from the coding sequence GTGTTCGCATTCCCGACCGATAACGACTCCGACTCGCCGGCGCCGGACCCGTCCGCGCAACCCGAGCGGACCGATTCGCCCGCGGACGAACCGAAGAGCGATTCCCAGCACCAGGAGACGCAGCGCCTCAACCTCCCGCCGGCGCTTCCGGGATCGGACGACATTCGCGCCGATCTGACCGCGGCGTTCGGGGACCGGTACGAATTGGGGAGCAAACTCGGGCAGGGCGGGTTCGGCGCGGTCTACCGCGGGTACGATCGGTCCTTGAGTCGAGCGGTCGCGGTGAAAGTGGCGCGGGTCGAACGAACAAAAGCAGGAGACGTCGGACAACTCTCGCTGGAAGCCCGCCAACTCGCGCAGTTGCGGCACCCCGGAATCGTCACCGTTCACGACGCGGGCGCGGGCGGGCAGCGGTGCTTCATCGTTTCCGAACTCCTGACCGGGCCGACACTTTCCGCGTGGTTGCGGGACCACCGCCCGAACTGGGAGGCGGCCACGGAACTCGCCGCGGCCGTCGCCGATGCCCTGGCCCACGCCCACACCCGCAGCATCGTCCACCGGGACGTCAAGCCCTCCAACATTGTCCTGCTCGACGGTAGCAGGCCGGTGTTGGTCGATTTCGGGATCGCACTATCGGACACCACCGCCACCGGTTCCCGGGGCGTCGTCGTGGGTACGCCCGAGTACATGTCGCCCGAACAGGCTCGGGGGCAAGCCCACCGGCCCGACGGTCGAACCGACATCTACAGCCTCGGCGTCACCCTCTACGAAATGCTCTGCGGGCGCCCGCCGTTCCGCGGGGACGACCCGTGGCTGGTTCTCCGTCAAGTTCAGGAAGACGATCCGCAACCGCCGCGCCAGCTCCGCCCCGACCTCCCGTCCGACATCGAGCGGGTCGTCCTCAAAGCGATGGCGAAGCTGCCCGCCGACCGGTACACGACCGCGGCCGACTTCGCCGCCGATCTCCGACGCGCGCTGCGCCGAGCGGAGCCGGGAATCACCCCCGCGCTGTCGCGCTCGGGGCGCCCCCCGATGAGCGGCGACGTCTCGACCAACCTGCTCCACATTCCGCCCGTCGAGAAGGACACCGACCGCGGGCGCCCGACCGATTCGGCCCCGATCACGCCGGTGTCCGGCGAATCCGTTCGCGCGACCCGCGGCGCGGAGCGCCGGCAACTCACAGTCTTGTACGCCGAGTTTGAAACGACCGGCGATCCCGACGACGTGGACGATGCGCACGAGCGGTTCCTGACGTTTCAGTCGGCGTGCCGGGAGGTCGCCGGGCCGTTCGGGGGACTCGAACTCCCCACGACCGGGACCGGCTACCTCGCCTGTTTCGGCTACCCCGTTGCCCGAGAAGACTCCGCGCGCCTCGCGGTCCGGGCCGGGCTCGCGGTCACCGCGCGGTTCCAGGGCGGAACGAGCGGCACGATCCGGGTCGCGGTCCACACCGGCCCCGCGGTCGTCACCGAGGCCGCGAACCAGCCAACGGTGGTCGGTGACGTGGTCAATGCCGTTACCCGCTTCGCGCAGTCCAGCGTGCCCGGTAGCACCACCCTGAGTGCCGCGGCCCGCTTGCTCATTGAGGGGTACTTCGACTACGAGCCCGCGGGCGAAGCGCGGGTGCGTTCGGGCGCCTCGCCGACGGCCCTGTTCCGGGTCACCGGCGAGCGGGGCGCGCACAACCGCGTCGAAGCGACCGACCCGACCCGGCTCACGCCGCTCGTCGGCCGGGACCGGGAAGTCGAATTGCTCCGCGAGCGCTGGGAACTGGTGCTCGAGGGGATCGGCCACGTGGTGCTCCTCGTCGCCGATCCGGGGCTGGGTAAATCGCGCCTCGTCCGGGTGATCCGCGACCACGTCCGCGGGACCGAACCGCACCACGACAGCGACCATTTCGGCACCGACGGGTCGGCCATCGTCTGGCACTGCTCGCCGCACCACGAGGGCAGCCCGTTCTACCCCGTGATCGACTCTTTTACCCGCGTGCTCGGTCTGGCACGCGAACCGAACCCCGCGCCCCGGCTCGAACTGCTGATCGCCCGGCTCCGCGAGGACGGCGTCACCGACCCCGAGCGCGTCGCCCTGTTCGCTTCGGCACTCTCGATCCCGTTCGCCGGCCGGTTGCCGGAGCTGAACTACAGCCCGGACCGGCAGCGCGAACTGTTCCGTGCCGCGGTGCTCGACTGGCTCCGCGACCGGGCCGTTCGGCGCCCGGTGCTCTTCGTGGTCGAGGACCTGCACTGGATCGACCCCTCTACCGAAGAGCTGCTCACCGAGTTCGTCGAGCGGTGGCACGAGGTGCCGATCCTGGCCGTGTTCACCACGCGCCCCGAGTACGAGCCGCCGTGGAAGGGGAAGACGAACCAGACCGCGGTCGCACTGAGCCGCCTCACGAAGCGGCAAATCGGCGAGATGATGCGCGGCGCCACCGGGAAAGACGACATCCCGCCCGCGGTGGTCACGCAGGTGGCCGAACGCACCGACGGCGTACCCCTGTTCGTAGAAGAGTTCGCGCGCGTGCTCGCCGAGGGCGGGAACTGGGCGGTCGGGCTGATCCCGGCCACGCTCCAGGACCTGCTCCTCGCACGACTCGACCGCATGGCCAGCGACCGGGACGTGGTGCAGTTCGGCGCCGCGATCGGCCGCACCTTCTCCTACGAGATGCTCCGGGCCGCGGGGGAGTGGGACGAACCCGCCCTTCGCGCCGAATTGGAGAAATTGGTCCGAGCTGGTGTGCTCTTCGCGAAGGGGACACCGCCGCTCGACACTTATACGTTCAAGCACGCACTCATTCAGGACGCGGCGTACCACTCGCTCGTGCGGAAGCGGCGGCAGCAGGTTCACCAGCGCATCGCCGAGGCGATCGAGCAGACGCTCCCGGACACCGCGGAGACGGAACCGGAACAGCTCGCCCACCACTACACCGAAGCGGGTCGCACGGAGGTCGGGCTCGATTACTGGGCGAAGGCGGGGAACCGCGCCCGGGAGCGGTCGGCCTACGCCGAAGCGATCCGCCACCTCACCCGCGGGCTGGACCTGCTCACCGGCCTGCTCACCGGTCCCGAACGCGACGCCCGCGAGTTCGGGCTGCGGCTCCCGCTCTGTTCGTGCTTCCTAGCCACGTTCGGGTACGCGGCACCGGAAGTCGAAACCGAGATCATTCGGGCACGGGGATTGTGCGAGCGCCTCGGCCCGGCGTTCCCACTGTTCGACGTGATGATGGTGTCCTGGGCGCTGCGATTCATCCGCGGCCGGAACGCCGTCGCGCAAGAAATCTGCGACGAGCTACTGTCGCTGGCCGACGTTCGAGACGACGGGTGCCGGACCGAAGCACACTGGGCACTGGGCTGTACCGCGTGGTGGGCCGGCGACTTCACCGGCGCGCTGGAGCACCTCACGCTGTCGGCGGAACTCTACCGCCCCGAGGCCGCGGCCGAGCACGCGAAGTTCACCCAACAGAACTCCGGCCCGCTGACCACGTCTTACGCGGGACTGGCGCTGTGGATGCTCGGCCGGCCCGACTCCGCGCGCCAAAAAGCGAACGAAGCGCTGGCTCTCGCGGCGCAGTTGCGCCACCCGTTCACCCAAACTGTGACGATCTGGCAAACCGGGCTGATGTTCCAGCTCGGGGGCGACCCCGTTGCGGCGCTGGCCGAAGCTGAGAAATCCCTCGCCATTGCCCGTGAGCAGTCGTTCGCTTTTTGGATCGCGCTACCGACGTCACTGAAGGGGGCGGCCCTCGCACAACTCGGCCGGCCCGCCGAAGCGATTCCGCTCCTCCAAGCGGGGCTCCGCGCGGTCGAAGCAACCGGGTGCGAGATGGTTCACCAGCACTTTCTGGGGTGCCTGGCCGATGCACACTGGGCTGCGGGCCAGCGGGACGAGGCGTGGGACGCGCTCAACCGGGCGTTCGCGCTGACCGTGCGGGACCGGGAGCGGTACGTCGAATCGGAGTTGTATCGTCGGAAGGCCGCGTTCCTCCTCGACGAATCGGCCGCGGACACGGCCCCTGCCACCGAGTGCCTCGAAACTGCGCTGCGAATCGCACGCGACCAACAAGCCAAGTTCTTCGAGTTGCGTGCGGCCGTTGCGCTGGGGCGCGTGTGGGCGACCGCGGGGCGTGTGGACGAGGCCCGCGCGCTGGTACAACCGATCATCGACTCGTTCACCGAGGGACTCGACGCGCCCGACCTCGTGGGGGCTCGCGTGTTACTCGCACACCAGAAATAA
- a CDS encoding addiction module protein translates to MTQAANAILEALLQLPRADRGELAARLLDSLESEADTGAESEWAEEIRTRIEDTQTGKVKAVPWAAAREQILDDADGGS, encoded by the coding sequence ATGACACAAGCCGCGAATGCGATTCTCGAAGCTCTTCTTCAACTGCCCCGAGCGGATCGTGGTGAGTTGGCCGCGCGCCTTTTGGACAGCCTCGAGTCCGAGGCCGACACGGGAGCAGAATCGGAGTGGGCCGAGGAAATACGCACACGAATCGAAGACACACAAACCGGTAAAGTGAAGGCCGTCCCGTGGGCCGCGGCCCGCGAGCAGATCCTGGACGATGCCGATGGCGGAAGTTGA
- a CDS encoding sigma-70 family RNA polymerase sigma factor — MNAARPAEILRQLEQSGSGDGELLAQFVLTKNAVAFEELVRRHGALVLGVCRRVTRNAQDAEDAFQATFLVLAQKAGALRSDVRLWSWLYGVAFRVAWRARRSVLRRRTREVSVSRLPEPRAPAPPPVVPELAPILDEELAALAECYRDAIILCDLRGASREEAAAALGVPEGTLSSRLANGRKKLAARLTKRGIALAVSALPLAVTETQAGTTVASDLVKKTCGLVADYSSGGAVPGPLAKLTERGLAVRKTLVFGLIVVTAVAGAVFAANPIAAPPADPPNPPVAVKGEETLKPQTEQKALPALAAAPRITAGWDLPLAASERVIWAPSGDRLAIVGAVGGQKEGSLDPTFVLVKYTGKQDFEEIISYTQMPKNGSVIGFTSDGKQLITDRRERHLLSGLHQFVYWDLDKAEANPRRGVPTLGDKAKLRTVNFDGANVYAPYAFGPNGKTFRATRMNYERGAGGEPKTVDVIEVDTSTGKSGKPLTTIPYGYMALSPDGKRLAFTTPSGLSVRAHDLENRDKPELCEFKWPEKLGAKHGAVLRPSVFSPDGKRLVVIGDNPSRAAIVDVSTGKSVAVLEGEPTLAEDSVTTFNSDGRLYAAKSAGVLTVWEASTGRILKTWNTEKAVPAFHPTRPLLVVAEPNGESETRLGFWDFAAEVEKK; from the coding sequence ATGAACGCAGCGCGACCGGCGGAAATCTTGCGGCAATTGGAACAAAGCGGTTCCGGCGACGGTGAGTTGCTCGCGCAATTCGTTCTCACCAAGAACGCGGTTGCGTTCGAGGAACTGGTGCGCCGACACGGGGCGCTGGTTCTGGGTGTGTGCCGGCGCGTGACCCGAAACGCACAGGACGCCGAAGACGCATTCCAGGCCACGTTCCTTGTGCTGGCCCAGAAAGCCGGGGCACTGCGGAGCGACGTGCGGCTGTGGAGCTGGCTGTACGGCGTCGCGTTCCGGGTGGCGTGGCGCGCCCGGCGCTCGGTGCTCCGAAGGCGCACGCGGGAGGTTTCGGTGTCCCGGTTGCCCGAACCACGCGCCCCCGCGCCTCCACCCGTGGTGCCGGAACTGGCGCCGATCCTCGACGAAGAACTCGCGGCGCTGGCGGAGTGCTATCGCGATGCGATCATTCTGTGCGATTTGCGTGGGGCATCGCGTGAAGAAGCGGCCGCGGCGCTGGGTGTGCCCGAGGGCACGCTTTCGAGCCGGCTGGCCAACGGGCGCAAGAAGCTCGCCGCGCGGCTCACGAAACGCGGCATCGCACTCGCAGTTTCCGCACTTCCGCTCGCGGTTACTGAGACACAGGCCGGAACGACGGTCGCGAGCGATCTGGTCAAGAAGACGTGCGGGTTGGTCGCGGATTACTCGTCCGGTGGGGCTGTTCCCGGTCCACTGGCCAAGCTCACTGAAAGGGGACTCGCTGTGCGCAAGACGCTCGTGTTCGGACTGATCGTGGTCACCGCAGTTGCGGGGGCGGTATTCGCCGCGAACCCGATCGCCGCGCCGCCTGCCGATCCACCGAATCCCCCGGTCGCCGTGAAGGGTGAGGAGACGCTGAAACCACAGACCGAGCAAAAGGCGCTGCCCGCGCTCGCTGCGGCACCGCGCATCACCGCCGGATGGGATTTGCCGCTCGCCGCATCCGAACGAGTGATTTGGGCTCCGTCCGGGGATCGACTCGCAATTGTTGGGGCAGTAGGTGGGCAGAAAGAGGGCTCACTTGATCCGACCTTTGTTCTTGTGAAATATACGGGCAAGCAGGATTTTGAAGAGATCATCAGCTACACGCAAATGCCGAAGAACGGCTCTGTCATTGGGTTCACCAGTGATGGGAAACAGCTTATCACCGACCGGCGCGAACGCCATCTTCTCAGTGGTCTTCACCAATTTGTGTACTGGGATTTAGATAAAGCGGAAGCGAACCCGCGACGCGGCGTGCCGACACTCGGAGACAAGGCAAAATTGCGAACGGTGAACTTCGATGGCGCTAACGTGTACGCCCCCTACGCCTTTGGCCCGAATGGTAAGACGTTCCGTGCAACGAGAATGAACTACGAGCGAGGCGCGGGCGGCGAGCCCAAAACGGTGGACGTAATCGAAGTGGATACTTCGACGGGCAAGTCGGGGAAACCACTCACGACAATTCCCTACGGCTACATGGCTCTTTCTCCAGACGGCAAGCGCCTGGCGTTTACGACCCCAAGTGGCCTGAGCGTGCGGGCGCATGACCTTGAGAATCGAGACAAGCCCGAGTTGTGTGAATTCAAGTGGCCCGAGAAATTGGGTGCTAAACACGGTGCGGTATTGCGTCCCTCGGTCTTTTCTCCAGACGGTAAGCGGCTTGTTGTTATCGGTGACAATCCTAGTCGTGCGGCTATTGTCGATGTCTCGACCGGTAAGTCAGTTGCGGTGCTTGAGGGCGAGCCAACATTAGCAGAGGATAGTGTTACCACATTTAATTCCGATGGCCGATTGTATGCTGCAAAAAGTGCGGGCGTGCTGACGGTTTGGGAGGCGTCCACCGGGCGCATCTTGAAGACGTGGAATACTGAGAAGGCGGTGCCGGCGTTTCACCCCACGCGCCCGCTGCTCGTCGTTGCGGAACCCAATGGCGAAAGTGAAACGCGCCTCGGCTTCTGGGACTTCGCGGCAGAGGTCGAGAAGAAGTAG
- a CDS encoding tautomerase family protein, translating into MPLVNVKLIEGVFTSVQKQEIIRKLTEAMVSIEGENMRAVTWVVVEEVKSGDWGIGGNPLTTNDVKALAAGTAKG; encoded by the coding sequence GTGCCCCTCGTGAATGTCAAACTGATCGAAGGCGTTTTCACCTCCGTGCAGAAGCAGGAGATCATCCGCAAGCTGACGGAGGCGATGGTTTCGATCGAAGGCGAAAACATGCGCGCGGTGACGTGGGTGGTCGTGGAAGAGGTCAAGAGTGGCGACTGGGGAATTGGCGGCAATCCTCTCACCACGAACGACGTAAAGGCGCTCGCGGCGGGCACCGCCAAAGGGTAG
- a CDS encoding D-alanine--D-alanine ligase family protein has product MTAPSILLLYNEPVLPADHPDANSEHDILDTVNDTFKVLKAAGFETTKLGINYDPQPLLDVLKEKRPDAVFNLFEGIATQTATEVSAAALLEWLNVPFTGCPSPALALGRDKIRTKHILAATGIPTPDYAIIDALPVPLWCHPWPAIVKPAYQDASIGINQESVVTSQKQLEDRVAHVLATYGPPVLVERYVSGREFHVNMIEEPGAAPNAPPLVLPLAEIAFRNDQPGKWAVYTFIAKWDEHSDEYKSAPLRAPVEIPAADFARLAVIAQRSFRALQCRDYARIDVRMDADGKFYVLEVNPNPYLNSLALVNGLLAIGRTQEELLVNLSLAAIARGGKEVSREAIRVPVGVITA; this is encoded by the coding sequence ATGACCGCGCCTTCCATACTCCTGCTCTACAACGAGCCGGTGCTCCCGGCCGATCACCCGGACGCCAACTCCGAACACGACATCCTCGACACCGTCAACGACACGTTCAAGGTGCTCAAGGCCGCCGGGTTCGAGACCACCAAACTCGGAATCAACTACGACCCGCAACCGCTCCTCGACGTTCTCAAGGAGAAGCGCCCCGACGCGGTGTTCAACCTGTTCGAGGGGATCGCCACCCAGACCGCAACGGAAGTATCCGCCGCGGCGCTGCTCGAGTGGCTGAACGTGCCGTTCACCGGGTGCCCGTCGCCCGCACTGGCACTCGGGCGCGACAAAATTCGGACCAAGCACATCCTCGCCGCGACCGGCATCCCGACCCCGGACTACGCGATCATTGACGCGCTGCCGGTCCCGCTCTGGTGCCACCCGTGGCCGGCGATCGTGAAGCCCGCGTACCAGGACGCGAGTATCGGCATTAATCAGGAGAGCGTGGTCACGTCCCAGAAGCAGCTCGAGGACCGCGTGGCGCACGTGCTGGCGACGTATGGCCCGCCGGTGCTCGTGGAGCGCTACGTGTCCGGGCGCGAGTTCCACGTGAACATGATCGAGGAACCGGGGGCCGCGCCGAACGCCCCGCCGCTCGTACTGCCGCTGGCGGAAATCGCGTTTCGGAACGATCAACCGGGGAAATGGGCCGTTTACACGTTTATCGCCAAGTGGGACGAGCACAGCGACGAGTACAAGTCCGCGCCGCTGCGGGCGCCGGTCGAGATCCCGGCCGCCGACTTCGCGCGGCTCGCGGTCATCGCCCAGCGCTCGTTCCGCGCGCTCCAGTGCCGCGACTACGCACGCATCGATGTGCGCATGGACGCGGACGGCAAGTTCTACGTTCTGGAAGTGAACCCGAACCCGTATCTGAACAGCCTCGCACTCGTAAACGGGCTGCTCGCCATCGGCCGGACTCAGGAAGAACTCCTGGTGAACCTCTCGCTGGCCGCGATCGCGCGCGGTGGGAAAGAGGTTTCGCGCGAGGCGATCCGCGTCCCGGTCGGCGTTATCACGGCGTGA
- a CDS encoding KamA family radical SAM protein translates to MFESDARHPLVEHAVLPTVSGFEDEEPPSLSRRHPMWKDVSADQWDDWRWQTHNSIRSVRQLRNLLPFSPAELEALGRLEGEYKLAIPPYYFSLIDPEDPNDPIRLQSVPSPLEAENPSGYELDDPLEEDKDSPVPGLTHRYPDRALLITTPNCTMYCRYCTRKRATLTRGGWEGVSADDERMIQYVREHREIRDVVVSGGDPLTLPVGKLRFYLENLKAINHVDVIRIGTRVPVTLPQRLYDPELIDLLGSTEKVYIQTHFNHPREVTPEAMRVCRSLLRAGMPINNHSVLLKGVNDDLGTMRSLLRNLLKAKVRPYYLFHCDPVTGAGHFRTSVWKGLEIMEGLRGHMSGIGIPTYVVDSPHGGGKIPMMPNYLVSMSDDAVVLRNYEGLLIRYQAEDKPAVNGQPTNTRGVSGLLQGDKSALIPHDNERMARRKPRVVRDGCGGEGDSEGEANTDGGSLRPIIPLPMLNNNSGNGNAASNG, encoded by the coding sequence GATGTGGAAAGACGTGAGCGCCGACCAGTGGGACGACTGGCGCTGGCAGACGCACAACTCGATCCGCTCGGTGCGCCAGCTGCGGAACCTGCTCCCGTTTTCCCCGGCCGAGCTCGAAGCGCTCGGGCGCTTGGAGGGCGAATACAAACTCGCCATCCCGCCGTACTACTTCTCGCTCATCGACCCGGAAGACCCGAACGACCCGATCCGGCTCCAGTCGGTGCCGTCGCCGCTCGAGGCGGAGAACCCGTCCGGGTACGAACTCGACGACCCGCTCGAAGAGGACAAGGACTCCCCGGTGCCCGGGCTCACGCACCGCTACCCGGACCGCGCGCTTCTGATTACCACCCCCAACTGCACCATGTACTGTCGGTACTGCACGCGCAAGCGCGCCACGCTCACGCGCGGCGGCTGGGAGGGCGTGAGTGCCGACGACGAGCGGATGATCCAGTACGTCCGCGAGCACCGCGAGATCCGCGACGTGGTCGTGTCCGGGGGCGACCCGCTCACGCTGCCCGTCGGCAAGCTCCGGTTCTACCTGGAAAACCTGAAGGCCATCAACCACGTCGACGTGATCCGCATCGGCACCCGCGTGCCCGTCACGCTCCCGCAACGGTTGTACGACCCGGAACTGATCGACCTGCTCGGCTCGACGGAAAAGGTCTACATCCAGACGCACTTCAACCACCCGCGCGAGGTCACGCCCGAAGCGATGCGCGTGTGCCGATCGCTGTTGCGCGCCGGGATGCCGATCAACAACCACTCGGTGCTCCTCAAGGGCGTCAACGACGACCTCGGCACCATGCGGTCGCTCCTGCGGAACCTGCTGAAGGCCAAGGTCCGGCCGTACTACCTCTTCCACTGCGACCCCGTGACCGGGGCCGGGCACTTCCGCACGAGCGTGTGGAAGGGGCTCGAGATCATGGAGGGGCTGCGCGGGCACATGTCCGGTATCGGCATCCCGACGTATGTGGTCGACAGTCCGCACGGCGGCGGGAAGATACCGATGATGCCGAACTATCTCGTCTCGATGTCCGACGACGCGGTGGTGCTGCGGAACTACGAGGGGCTGCTGATCCGCTACCAAGCGGAAGACAAGCCCGCCGTCAACGGCCAGCCGACGAACACCCGCGGGGTGAGCGGCTTGCTGCAGGGCGACAAGTCCGCGCTGATCCCGCACGACAACGAACGGATGGCCCGGCGGAAGCCGCGCGTCGTCCGCGACGGGTGCGGTGGCGAGGGTGATAGTGAGGGTGAAGCCAACACCGATGGCGGCTCGCTGCGCCCGATCATCCCGCTCCCGATGCTGAACAACAACAGCGGGAACGGTAACGCCGCGTCCAACGGCTAA